The following are from one region of the Anabas testudineus chromosome 2, fAnaTes1.2, whole genome shotgun sequence genome:
- the LOC113163932 gene encoding LOW QUALITY PROTEIN: xin actin-binding repeat-containing protein 1 (The sequence of the model RefSeq protein was modified relative to this genomic sequence to represent the inferred CDS: deleted 1 base in 1 codon): protein MEWKSNLRRTQSLRSVSSSCDKPTSKESGLQDKKASVSQLVARYQTTVEVNISTQTTVVDNGEAKPKQVLTEISPSHVESRDTRLECMMRRNDERVRPRAKTNLSRSKSMGSLQNSTGSIEALKALFESKAAMQNKVKSSFRVPNATSHYKTADVSVMNGEAAELKNTIEEPKTQKCADVVDAKSNAKMDHMTRKMINHSRTERRKTTGSIDFEKITASQTDEKRRSTADFRESSFIHSKEKLCVSVKAMSALYLSKVAPQEANHSLLKLAQNQSSESEKRAKLTKMAEEPQQRKDDCCPVPSAKLQPGSEESSDEHSQQSMPSQLSKEKLYEQRQKCELRRLLKHTHPELKILNEVVDEELAEVLSSDTGVTAGETGYEGEVLSRRLIFENCALSNSVSAYTSKMHMNEGKSRRGDVRKASAVFEEHKEKPCSESASGIVDDNKMFASSPDFNREFEEEMRRIDVQATRRMFESQSVNTSRPNPDNKFKGKVSSAGDETGAIQKQKQEFEMSGKDNVNSENSGDTDVTEQSHKHVSCVRVTRQNTDNEFSDRGDVSTVETVFEDRPTSLLGPEGFEEMIKTSADLFKHNPFISTNIDSENSFVRTSISQIPANASGAAEDRLITNVKNRAHLFESMPFDKIRQQNEDEIETMVENIRETLDCLYRVKSIHSDGAIIEVNETMMAKKAKFSLAESGPKIKYDEVAEGGVQNFILQLLPRANLKPQITYLKEDSKGSMDATVVSVPLYHHLFTTSQDTQFKTANMVQLVEDILNQDNSLRKGVIIQMDSTNCPEVIVYSLYNYFDEEDVKSYRPPQGNTAEIDEPEKEISGTSKTENQGIRKGIIISTMSCFTETPHDQTCTGSTRPEVTVKGNVKLFKSCIEKGDLEYLKTLQAVSAVQEQEPTLNHTEGIEFPHDQKGNQEEESAAEWVPVDIKKLKSLFSGGQRQIQTKQNIHENRAQVSHEFTGQNVPLRKSHSTKCDITVSSHKQVRNVVREESNFTMPPSYQQLAPQNEDLVHQAELVKVGDNDDISNLQTAIHNLQQSTTEAKSLQDSSQEEQKPIDQVSSGESVVSVTAGNDKHSELPEENEHQNEGTFTEQRRPSPSTSNFISKCKSDHQHEDSAIYQKNTLSLLQTTATCSEEGKNSMEVVQTHFEVKADSSETAPEQQEKGEEDIVFQGKLQEALKSLERSNMNVTRGDFSAAMIYRNSSKPHKERSQNVASVQESTVETVCPVTEANATEVPLRQDFLKEEVTATNAETQRHSETQNKGAVSKKVKRPAGPRPEVPPKPGHLKVKQTDYQPANTNNPDATPTNIIRSETKEQLKDETVPRALPTKSLSHKEDHMKDPFKLNSGAEEGKGDSMSAWLENDDRDKKASNPPEAEKKHQDFPVKDDMIETDDSHGEVREAHQKFRGKKALSGKKAPVKPKRVKIAQPDILAHVDPEPQQTSPSSNNSNTCGQTADSNDKLEKETKQESKVEMREKKGRHETEDERRQRLSVHMDEIMRGNITAAMEIFDNLRKQEELQSILSRVEEIEKDTSEVDVRSLKKVYENVPDWVVSSDKKIEKKAHVEHREEKSPSLKDNTQNKSSMAHVFGDLERASEEIMTLKEQTLARLMDIEEAIKKALYSVSTLKSDSDIAGLSCLFKESLGTVEESPISGNISKISIGSSRTKSPQAQGSPISKGNAALPVGNGAGTEVVSAKQKATPPTSPAFISIQSAARKTDRAEAVAEVAICPTCQHSPNTETKFRTTKTLTCNSPALNRKRDPRKGGDKQSTYSPFSPKQELSELKVQTDHEGNSILDTKTITENYERTDNLGNRFYSSKTSTVICTEPQTMAASPVSANLSRDVLGVFETSLSNGKSNCRQIHSSQNMFLL from the exons ATGGAATGGAAGAGTAACCTTCGACGCACCCAGTCACTGAGGAGCGTCTCCTCGTCGTGTGACAAGCCGACCTCTAAAGAGTCAGGGCTGCAGGACAAGAAGGCATCTGTGTCCCAGCTAGTTGCCAG GTATCAAACCACAGTGGAAGTAAATATTTCTACTCAAACAACTGTGGTCGACAATGGGGAAGCAAAACCAAAGCAAGTGTTAACTGAG ATATCACCATCTCATGTGGAGAGTAGAGACACTCGTCTGGAGTGCATGATGAGGAGAAATGATGAGAGAGTACGGCCTCGAGCCAAAACCAATTTGAGCCGGAGTAAGTCGATGGGAAGCCTTCAAAACAGCACCGGGTCCATAGAGGCCTTAAAGGCTCTGTTTGAGTCAAAGGCTGCCATGCAAAACAAAGTGAAGAGCAGTTTCAGAGTTCCAAACGCCACGTCACACTACAAGACAGCGGACGTGTCAGTGATGAACGGTGAAGCTGCAGAGCTAAAGAACACCATAGAGGAACCCAAGACCCAAAAATgtgctgatgttgttgatgcTAAAAGCAATGCAAAAATGGATCATATGACTCgaaag atGATCAATCACAGccggacagagaggagaaaaacaaccGGGAGTATTGACTTTGAAAAAATCACAGCGTCTCAAACTG ATGAAAAGAGAAGGTCGACTGCAGACTTCAGAGAGAGCTCCTTTATCCACAGCAAGGAGAAACTGTGTGTCTCAGTCAAAGCAATGTCTGCTCTCTATCTGTCAAAGGTGGCACCTCAGGAAGCAAACCACAGCCTTTTGAAACTG GCACAAAATCAGTCATCTGAAtcagagaaaagagcaaaactAACCAAG ATGGCAGAAGAGCCCCAACAAAGGAAAGATGACTGTTGTCCAGTTCCTTCAGCCAAACTTCAACCAGGGTCAGAGGAGAGCTCTGATGAACATTCCCAACAATCAATGCCATCCCAACTTTCCAAAGAAAAGTTATATGAACAACGGCAGAAATGTGAGCTGAGACGACTCCTGAAGCACACTCACCCAGAGTTGAAGATTTTGAATGAAGTTGTGGATGAGGAGCTCGCTGAGGTTTTGAGCTCAGACACTGGGGTGACAGCTGGTGAAACTGGATATGAGGGAGAGGTCCTCTCAAGACGGCTGATATTTGAGAACTGTGCCCTAAGTAACAGCGTATCTGCTTACACGTCCAAAATGCACATGAATGAGGGGAAAAGCAGA AGGGGTGATGTTCGTAAAGCATCAGCTGTGTTTGAGGAACATAAGGAGAAACCATGCAGTGAAAGTGCTTCAGGGATCGTGGATGATAACAAAATGTTTGCTTCTAGTCCAGATTTTAACAGAGAGTTTGAGGAAGAAATGAGAAGAATAGATGTTCAGGCTACCAGGAGGATGTTCGAGAGTCAATCTGTGAACACATCTAGGCCAAATCCAGATAATAAATTCAAGGGCAAAGTGTCTTCTGCTGGGGATGAGACAGGAGCAatccaaaaacagaaacaggaattTGAAATGTCTGGCAAAGACAATgtgaacagtgaaaacagtggtgACACTGATGTGACAGAGCAGTCCCATAAACATGTGTCATGTGTTCGTGTCACTCGtcaaaacactgacaatgaGTTTTCTGACAGGGGAGACGTTTCTACTGTGGAAACAGTCTTTGAAGATCGCCCTACAAGTCTTTTAGGTCCAGAAGGATTCGAGGAAATGATCAAAACAAGTGCAGATCTTTTTAAACACAACCCGTTTATCTCCACAAACATAGACAGTGAAAACTCCTTTGTGCGTACATCAATATCCCAAATCCCAGCAAATGCCAGTGGGGCAGCTGAGGACCGTCTAATAACTAATGTGAAGAACAGAGCCCATCTGTTTGAATCAATGCCATTCGACAAAATTAGGCAACAGAACGAGGATGAAATTGAGACAATGGTAGAGAACATTAGGGAAACACTGGACTGTCTTTATCGCGTTAAATCCATTCATTCAGATGGAGCCATCATTGAGGTGAATGAGACAATGATGGCTAAAAAGGCTAAATTCTCACTGGCAGAGAGTGGGCCAAAGATTAAATATGATGAGGTGGCTGAAGGTGGTGTACAAAACTTCATACTCCAGCTGCTGCCAAGGGCAAACCTAAAGCCTCAGATCACTTATTTAAAGGAGGACAGTAAGGGAAGTATGGACGCCACAGTGGTGAGTGTACCGCTGTATCACCATCTGTTCACTACCAGCCAagacacacagtttaaaactgCCAACATGGTTCAGCTTGTTGAAGATATTCTCAATCAAGATAACTCTCTGAGAAAAGGTGTGATAATTCAGATGGACTCAACCAATTGCCCTGAAGTAATTGTTTATTCTCTCTACAATTACTTTGATGAGGAAGATGTCAAGAGTTATAGACCTCCACAGGGAAACACTGCAGAGATTGACGAACCAGAAAAAGAGATAAGTGGTACgagcaaaacagaaaatcaagGCATAAGAAAAGGCATTATCATATCAACCATGAGCTGCTTTACAGAAACCCCTCATGATCAAACGTGCACAGGATCAACGAGGCCTGAAGTCACAGTAAAAGGGAATGTGAAACTGTTCAAGAGTTGTATTGAAAAAGGTGATTTGGAGTATTTGAAAACTCTTCAAGCTGTGTCAGCAGTGCAAGAACAAGAACCCACTTTGAATCATACTGAAGGCATAGAGTTTCCTCATGACCAGAAAGGAAACCAGGAAGAGGAGAGTGCTGCAGAATGGGTCCCAGTGgatataaaaaaactgaaaagcttGTTCTCTGGAGGACAAAGACAAAtccaaacaaagcaaaatatccATGAAAATCGGGCCCAAGTTTCTCACGAGTTTACAGGTCAAAATGTGCCACTTAGAAAGAGTCATTCTACTAAATGTGACATAACTGTGTCCTCCCACAAGCAAGTAAGAAATGTTGTCAGGGAAGAAAGTAATTTCACAATGCCACCCTCATATCAACAACTTGCACCACAGAATGAAGACCTGGTCCACCAAGCTGAATTAGTTAAGGTAGGTGACAACGATGACATCTCTAACCTCCAAACTGCAATCCACAACCTCCAACAGTCCACAACAGAGGCCAAATCTTTGCAAGACTCATCACAAGAAGAACAGAAACCCATTGATCAAGTATCTTCTGGAGAATCTGTTGTCTCAGTGACAGCAGGTAATGACAAACACTCAGAATTACCTGAAGAAAATGAGCACCAAAATGAAGGCACATTTACTGAGCAGAGGAGGCCCTCACCATCAACCTCCAActtcatttcaaaatgtaaatcaGACCACCAACATGAGGATTCAGCAATATACCAGAAAAACACTCTTTCACTATTGCAAACTACTGCGACATGCAGTGAAGAGGGTAAAAACAGCATGGAGGTGGTCCAGACACACTTTGAAGTCAAGGCCGATAGTTCAGAAACAGCACCTGAACAACAAGAAAAAGGGGAAGAGGACATTGTTTTTCAGGGTAAACTTCAAGAAGCTTTGAAATCCTTAGAGAGATCTAATATGAATGTCACCAGAGGAGATTTTAGTGCCGCTATGATATACAGAAACTCATCCAAACCTCATAAAGAAAGATCACAAAATGTGGCATCTGTTCAAGAATCAACTGTGGAGACAGTCTGTCCTGTGACTGAAGCAAACGCAACTGAAGTACCACTGAGACAAGATTTTCTCAAAGAAGAGGTGACAGCAACAAATGCAGAGACCCAACGGCACAGTGAAACCCAAAATAAAGGAGCAGTCTCAAAGAAAGTCAAGAGGCCTGCTGGTCCAAGACCTGAGGTCCCACCTAAACCTGGGCatctgaaagtgaaacaaacagactaTCAACCAGCCAACACAAATAATCCAGACGCAACCCCAACAAATATAATTAGGTCTGAAACCAAAGAGCAGCTGAAAGATGAAACAGTTCCTCGAGCATTGCCAACAAAATCATTATCACATAAGGAAGACCATATGAAAGACCCATTCAAACTAAACAGCGGTGCAGAAGAAGGCAAAGGTGATTCAATGTCTGCCTGGCTGGAAAATGATGACAGAGATAAGAAGGCTTCCAATCCaccagaggcagaaaaaaagcaCCAGGATTTTCCAGTCAAAGATGATATGATTGAAACAGATGATAGTCATGGCGAAGTTCGTGAGGCACATCAGAAATTTAGAGGTAAAAAGGCATTGTCAGGGAAGAAAGCCCCCGTAAAGCCAAAAAGAGTCAAAATTGCCCAGCCCGACATTCTCGCACATGTGGATCCAGAACCACAACAAACTAGTCCATCAAGCAACAACTCAAACACATGCGGACAAACTGCTGACAGCAATGACAAGCTTGAGAAAGAAACGAAACAAGAAAGCAAAGTTGAGATGAGGGAAAAGAAAGGACGACACGAGACAGAGGACGAGCGCCGTCAGCGGCTGTCAGTTCACATGGATGAGATCATGAGAGGGAACATAACAGCAGCCATGGAAATTTTTGACAACTTGCGAAAGCAGGAAGAACTGCAGAGCATCCTCAGTCGAGTTGAAGAAATTGAAAAGGACACGAGCGAGGTTGACGTAAGGTCTCTGAAGAAAGTGTATGAGAACGTCCCTGACTGGGTTGTCAGCTCGGacaaaaagatagaaaaaaaggCCCACgtggaacacagagaggagaagtcACCATCACTGAAAGACAACACCCAAAACAAGTCCTCAATGGCACATGTTTTTGGAGATCTTGAGAGAGCCAGTGAGGAAATCATGACTCTTAAAGAGCAGACATTAGCTAGACTAATGGACATAGAGGAAGCCATTAAAAAGGCTCTTTATTCTGTGTCTACTTTGAAATCTGACTCAGATATAGCTGGTTTATCATGCCTATTTAAAGAGTCCTTGGGGACGGTGGAAGAATCCCCAATATCTGGTAATATTAGCAAAATAAGCATTGGGTCAAGCAGAACAAAATCACCACAAGCACAAGGAAGCCCTATCTCAAAGGGAAATGCAGCTTTGCCTGTGGGGAACGGTGCTGGAACTGAAGTAGTCTCCGCAAAACAGAAAGCAACTCCACCAACATCACCTGCCTTCATCTCCATTCAGTCGGCCGCTAGAAAGACTGATAGGGCAGAAGCAGTGGCAGAGGTCGCAATCTGCCCAACGTGTCAACACAGCCCAAATACAGAGACAAAATTTCGGACAACAAAGACGCTAACATGCAACAGTCCTGCtctaaacagaaaaagagaccCCAGGAAAGGAGGCGATAAACAGTCCACTTACAGCCCGTTCAGCCCTAAACAAGAGCTCAGTGAACTCAAGGTGCAGACTGACCACGAGGGGAACAGCATTCTCGACACCAAAACAATAACAGAGAACTATGAGCGCACCGATAACCTTGGTAACCGGTTTTACTCCAGCAAAACATCCACTGTCATCTGTACTGAGCCACAGACTATGGCAGCCTCCCCAG TTTCAGCCAACCTGTCGAGAGATGTGCTCGGCGTGTTTGAAACCAGTTTATCCAATGGAAAAAGTAACTGCAGACAAATACATTCTtcacaaaacatgtttctgttgtaa